The genomic segment AACTTTCGTTGCCACGTATTCCTTAAAGCCTCCATGGAGATTATCCAGTCTACCCAGCTGCCTCAGGAAGCCCCTGCAGCTACATGGAGCAACAACTCCATCTCCCCCTACTCTCAATTCCTTCTCCTCTCCACCACTTCTGAACCACTTCTCGGCTTTACCACCAGTGACGGCGCTTTCCTCTTTAACAGCACCTGCCAGAACTGCACCAAACCGGAACCCGGATCCCTCCCTGGCTTGGCGGGGATCTTCATCCCTCTTATCTATGCGATAGTGTGTGTTGTTGGCCTCGTAGGCAACACTCTGGTCATCCACGTTGTTGTCAACTACACCAAAAACGAGTCCGTCACCAACATCTACATCCTCAACTTAGCCATTGCAGACGAGCTCTTCATGCTGGGCCTGCCCTTCCTGGCGATGCAGAACGCTCTGCTCTATTGGCCCTTTGGCTCTCTCATGTGCCGTGTGGTCATGACGGTGGACGCCATCAACCAGTTTACCAGCATCTTCTGCCTGACCGTGATGTCAGTGGACCGCTACCTGGCTGTGGTGCATCCCATCCGCTCCTTCTGGTGGCGGCGACCCCGTGTAGCCAAGGCAATCAGTGCCACAGTTTGGGCGGGGTCTATTGTGGTGGTGCTGCCTGTGGTGGTGTTTGCAGACGTGCTGAAGGATGATGGCAACTGCAGCATTGTGTGGCCTGAGCCAGCAGAAGTGTGGAAGACGTCTTTCATCGTGTACACATGCACCGTCGGCTTCTTCTGCCCCCTGCTGGTCATCTGCTTGTGCTACCTGCTAATCGTCATCAAGGTACAGCATTTACAGTGATACAGATGTTTTGTCACGTGAATGATTTTCCCTATTCTGAATTCCAATTtcaaaattatctttaaataaTATCCTGTTAATTAAAATAGAAACATGAGACTCTCTGTGATATGTAATACAATTTATGTTGTCATAGCTATGTTATATTACGTATGACCACCATGTAGAATCACTCCGACTGTGAGTCACAAAACATTTTCTAGGGGAAAACATAAATGGGACATTTACTTCCAACACCAGGGGTCCCTTAATTAGCTCATACCATGTTCCAACTCTGTTGCATTACATTATTTTTATGTTGAATATATTTTACCAAAACATGCTGTTTTTGACTACACACAAAGAAATCCTTTCAAATGAAGCTGCAGTGCAGAGAAGACCTTTAATGCAGCAACAGCTTTTGTCTCAAACTGCACAAACACATTggtacacagtcacacaaataTCCTTTATAATTGGACTGTTCTCTCTTGATATCACTAACGATGTTGGAGGGCTCTTGTACCAAAGCAATATTTGTACATAAATAATGGAGAAGCACACTGTGCCACAGTATGATTCAGTGGAATAACAGTAACAGTAATTATCCACCAACACTGTATGACACAATAAAGGCTCCATTCCTCTCACTACCTTCATAAATATCCTTTTAGTGTTGGTTATGTTTTGAGTTATATACTATTTCACTGTTTCAATCATACTTTTTCTCTATCTTACATCATAAATGTTCACGCGTATTGTATTTGATGTGATATAGCAACGTTGCACTGTAATGCATTCCaagaataaaacaggaaacaccacCTTTGCTAAAGAAAACATAGTAGGAAAGGAGATGATGTTCAAATTCCTCTAATGGACTAAAAAACAGCAAAGTGTATAAAAGTGTAGGAACAATGTCATATCTGCTTTAGATAACAAACAGACATGACAGTCAACAGTTTCCTTACAAACTATTTCTTAGGTACATAGTGGTTCAAAGTTACATTCACTTTTGTATTGCAAATCTAAGGTGGGGATAACTCAGCAGATGAAATGGCA from the Perca flavescens isolate YP-PL-M2 chromosome 2, PFLA_1.0, whole genome shotgun sequence genome contains:
- the LOC114547017 gene encoding LOW QUALITY PROTEIN: somatostatin receptor type 5 (The sequence of the model RefSeq protein was modified relative to this genomic sequence to represent the inferred CDS: inserted 2 bases in 2 codons), which produces MEIIQSTQLPQEAPAATWSNNSISPYSQFLLLSTTSEPLLGFTTSDGAFLFNSTCQNCTKPEPGSLPGLAGIFIPLIYAIVCVVGLVGNTLVIHVVVNYTKNESVTNIYILNLAIADELFMLGLPFLAMQNALLYWPFGSLMCRVVMTVDAINQFTSIFCLTVMSVDRYLAVVHPIRSFWWRRPRVAKAISATVWAGSIVVVLPVVVFADVLKDDGNCSIVWPEPAEVWKTSFIVYTCTVGFFCPLLVICLCYLLIVIKVRSVGKRAQATSSRRRKSERKVTRMVVVVVAVFVLCWLPFYVLNIVNLLMVLPGDFRGLXFFVVVLSYANSCANPILYGFXSDNFKRGFRKALCGTSRRVTNNDRAGTEVQRPTEEWGGIVLQAQQKCEGVINVHRKDCVEKEDEEINGTGGGNIQMSEICKKSQNGNQSEVTDVSKTQVVQKGKPEPEPRQSSKHGELAEKGPGFDPAEVASSTASKSKDSRSQPENSLDDNKVLEISYL